The nucleotide sequence ATCGCCTCGGACAGGATGGCGACCTGCTGCTCGGTGGTCAGGGCTTCGCCACCGGTGAGCTCGTAGGTCGCGCCTTCGTGCCCGGACGTCGTCAGCACCAGGGCCGCGACCGCGGCGATGTCCCGGGCGTGGATCAGCGCGGACGGCGGATCGGTGTCGGGCACGTACACCGCGTTCTCTTCGCGGATCGAGCCCACCCACGCAAACCGGTTGTCCATGAAGGTCCCGGGCCGCAGGATCGTCCAGGCCGGCCCGGCTTCGCGGACCGCCTGCTCGGCTTCGGCGTGGGCGAGGGTGATCGGGTCTTTCTGTCCGAAGTGGACACCGGTGGTGGACAGCTTGACCAAGTGGGTGACGCCGGCTTGGGCGGCGGCCTGGGCAGTGGCGGCTTCCCGGTCGGCGTTGTGGCCCTGGCTCAGTACGAACACGCGGTCCGCGCCGGCCAGCAGAGCGGGCAGGTCCGAGGTGCCGAGGTCGCCGCGGACCACTTCGGCACGCGGGTCGATCCGGGCTCGCGCCGGATCGCGGGTCAGCGCGCGGACGGGTGCGCCCGCGTCGAGCAAGGCGGGGACGAGGTGGCGGCCGACCTTGCCGGTGGCGCCGAGGACGAAGATCATCGTGGTTCTCCTAGCGGGAAAGCAGGACGTGGGGGAGCGCGAACGCCGTGACGAGGCCGAGCGCGAGCACGGGCAGCAGCGCGAGGAACACGCCGTGGGTGCCGGCGTGGTAGGCGAAGCCGAGCGCGACCGGGCCGAGGGCCGAGCCGAGCGCGCGGGCGAGGTTGACGCCGGCGGCGACCGCACCGCGGTCCGCGGCCGGGGCGGTGTTCTGCGTGGCCATGGCGAGCACCTGCAGGTTCAGCCCGGCCGCGAAGCCGAAGACGACCAGGCAGGCGAGGACCAGCGGCAGACCGTCCACGGTGAGCAGGCCGAGCACCGCGAGCAGGCCGAGCGCCATGCTCGACCGCGGCGCCCAGCGGTACGCGCCGGTGCGGGCGATGACCTTGCCCGCGACGACGGAGGAGACCGAAACGGCGAGCGTCATCGGCACCAGCCGCAGGCCGCCTTCGGCCGGACCGGCGTCGGCCTGCAGGAAGACCGCGAGGTAGTTGACCGAGCCGAGGAACGCGAACCCGGCGAGCACGCTGAGCAGCACGGACACGGTGAACGTCCGGTCCCGGAACAACCGCAGGGGCAGCACCGGTGCTTCGGCCCGCCGTTCGACGACCACGAACACCCCGGCCGCGACCGCGCCGAGGGCGATCGACCACGGCGTGAGCAGGGTGAACCCGGTGATCGCCGTGCCGAGCAGGAGCACGCCGGCGAAGTCGAACGGCGCTTCCCGGCGCCGCCTCGGCAGGTCGAGCGTCTTCAGGCAGGCCAGGGCGACGAGCCCGAGCGGCAGGTTGACCAGGAAGATCGACCGCCACCCGGCGAGCCCGGTGAGCAGCCCGCCGGCGACCGGACCGGCGAGCGACGCGACGGCGAAGCAGATCGAGAACCAGCCGAAGTACTTCGCGCCTTCGCGAGGCGTGAACAGCTCGCCGAGCGAAGCGCCGACGGAGACGAAGAGACCACCGGAACCGGCACCCTGCAGCACGCGCCCGGCGATCAGGAACGCGGCCGACGGCGCCAGGCCGCAGGCGAGCGAGCCCAGCAGGAAGAGGGCGAGTGCGCCCAGGAGCACGCGTTTGCGGCCGAAGACGTCACCGAGCTTGCCGTACAGGGGCGCGGTGGCGCTCCCGGCGAGCAGGTAGGCGGTGGTGACCCAGGCGTAGGCGCCGGTCCCGCCGAACTCGGCGGCGATCCGGGGCAGGGCGGTGGCGACGACCTGGGCGTCGAGCATCGCGAGGAAAACGGACAGGAACAGGCCCGTGAGGGCAGGTTTCAGGGCGCGCGGAGGCGCGATTGTGCTCACGAGAAAGTCCATGTTTCGTCAGAAGGGACGAGAGATGCGGACGCGCGGGAACGCGCGTCCCGTCGAGTCGGGAAAAGGCTCCATCGTCATCCGCGGACGGATGCGACCTCTTCGCGCTCGGAAACCACCTCGAATCGTCCCGCTCGCCCGGCCGAACCCGGACGGCGTCGTCTGCGAAGGAACACTGACGAAGAGGACAGTAGACAACTACATGTCAAAAGACAAGTACTTTGCGAACCCGGTCAGGGCAGGCGGGTGACCTGGTCGTTGTCCCGCCGCCGCTCGCCCAGCTCGTCCGGGAACACCCACTTCTTGAAGCCCCAGAAGCGGAAGAACATGGCCAGCAGCATGCCGATGATCGAGCCGCTCGCGAAGTCCGCGATCTCCTGGACCAGGAACGTCACGTGCGGGACCTCGAGGTCGAGCACGTACCGCGAGACGATCAGGGGGACCAGGTTGACGCCCACCGCGATGCCGCTGATGACGAAGAACAGGGCCGCTTCGTGGTGGCGTTCGCGTCCGCCGCGGGTCCGGAAGGACCACTCGCGGTTGAGGATGTAGGACACGATGGTCGCGACGATGATCGCGATCGCCTTCGCCGTCGTCGGCTTCGGCTCCAGCACCGTCAGCTTGAGGGTGTACCAGACGCCGTTGTCGACCAGGAACGTCGTGCCGCCCACGATCGCGAACTTCAGCAGCTCCCGGTGCTTGATCAGCACCGAACGCAGTGGTTCCGGCGTGCGCTTGAGCACGGTTTCCACAACGGTCACACCACGCAGTCTAGGAGCACCCGCGTTCACCTGTGGTTCAGGCGGCCTTGCTGCCGTGAATGTCCGGATCTTCGAGGCTTTCGGCGGGCACCGCGCGCGGGCGGCCGTCCGCGTCGGGGAACACCCACCTCTTGAAGGCCCACCACCGGAACAGCGTGCCCAGCACCGTGCCGACGATGATGCCGCTGACGAAGTCGGCCACCTCGACGCCGAACGGCGACAGCCGCGGCACCTGCAGGTCCAGCACGTACCGCGAGACCCACTGCGGCAGCGCGTTCAGGCCCAGCGCGATCCCGCTGAACAGGAAGAACAGCGCGGCCTCGTGGGCTCGCTCCCGGCCGCCGCGGGTGCGGAACGACCACTCGCGGTTGGCGACGTAGGAGAAGATCGTCGCGACGAGGACGCCGACGATCAGCGCCGTCACCGGGTGGGTCCGCAGCACGGTGAACTTCAGGCTGTAGTCGATGGACATCGTGATCACGAAGCTGATCCCGCCGACGACGGCGAAGCGGAGGAGCTCGCGATGCTTCTTCAGCAGCTCGCGCACCGCGCGGACGCTACCCCGTCAGCCAGCCGAAAACCTTCCCGGGGCTGACTGTCGGCGGCTTGGCCCCCGGGTTCCCGCCCGACCGCGGTGGTGCGCTCGTCGTGGTCGAGGAAACCGGCGGCTCGCTCGCCGGCTCGTCGGTGTCCGTCGTCGTCACCGGTGGCTTCGGCGTGGGCTTCGACGGCGTCGGCTTCGGCTTGGACGGCGTCGTCGTGGGGACCGACGGGGTCGTCGGCGTGGGCAGCGGGTCCTTGCCGCACCAGTGGCGCCAGCAGCCGAAGTCCACGGTCACCGGCGGTGCCGTCGCCCGGCCGAGCTGGGCGTTGATCGTCACCCGTCCGTCGTTGGGACGGCCCAGCAGCCGCACCCACAGGTTGACGTGCTGGCCCGGCGCCACCGCGCTCTTCGTCGTGCAGCTCGCGCTCTCGTCGGTCGTCGTGCAGGGAAAGCCGCGCAGGCTCCACCACTGCTTGAGCGGGGTGTCGAAGGTGACGGTCACCGGCTTGGTCGTCTCGCCGGTGTTGCGGACCCGGACGTAGACCAGCGGGTGGTGGTTCCAGGGGAACGCCGACAGCCCGTCGCCCTGGGCTTCCAGGACCACGGCGTCCGGCGGGAGCTTCACGGTGACCTTGACGCTCACGTGGACGGAGATCTGCACGCCGGCCGTGACCGACCCGGTCACCGTGCCACCCTCGGCGTCTTCGTCGGCCTGCAGCCGGAAGTTCAGCGTCGCGCTCTGGCCGGGTTGCAGGCCGGCGCCGGTCTTGCAGACGACCGTGCCCTGGCCGCCGGGGCAGTTCACCGAGATCGGGGTGGGGTCCTCCGCGCGGGCCTGCGGCGCGCCACCACCGCCGGTGTCGACCGCACGCACCCCGGGCGGCAGCTTCAGCGCGACGGCCACCGGCTCGGACACGCTCCCGCCGTCGTTGCGCACGGTGATCGGCAGGTTCGACGCGGCGCCCGGGCTGAGCTCGACGCCACCCGGCGGGGTCGTCGCGGACATCGACGGCGGTGCCGGCACGGGCGGGGCCGGGGCGGGCGGCGGTGCCGGAGCGGGGGGCGCGACCGGCGGCGGGGCGGGCGCGACCGACGGGGCCGCGGGCGGCGCGGGCGGCTGGGGCACCGGGGGCTGGGGTACCGGGGGTGCGGGCTGCTGCGGCGCGGGCGGGGCCGGGGGCGGCGGCTGCGGGGCCGGCGGTGCGACCTGCTGGGCCGGCGGCGGCACCGGGGCGGCGACCGGGACCTCCTGCGTCCCGCCGCCCGCGCCCCGCCGCACCCCGCGGGGGCCCGCGCCGGCGGTGGTCAGCTCCGGGTCGTCCGCCGCGCCCAGGGCGAGCGGGCCCGGCACGAACGACCCGGTGTTCACGTCGNNNNNNNNNNNNNNNNNNNNNNNNNNNNNNNNNNNNNNNNNNNNNNNNNNNNNNNNNNNNNNNNNNNNNNNNNNNNNNNNNNNNNNNNNNNNNNNNNNNNCCGGCCTTGCCGCCGGCCGCCGCGGCACCGGCGGCGGCCGCGCCCGCGGTGGCCGCGGTGGCCGCGCTCGCCTTCGCGGCGCCGATGGTGGCGAGGTAGCCCAGCGCGGCGCCGCCGAGGACGATCGGGGCGATGATCGCGCGCAGCCCGCCGTTCACGTCGGCCAGCTCCGCGGCCAGCGCCCGGCACCGGTCGCACTCGTCGAGGTGGCTCTCGACCTGGGCGCGTTCCCGTTTGGACAGCCCGTCGCGGGTCCACGCGCCGAGCCGCTCGGCGCAGGCGCGGCAGCGTTCCCCGGCGTTCTCCTGCAGGTGGACCTGCAGATAGGCCTGGCGGAGCCCCTCGCGGGCGCGGTAGGCGAGCGCGGAGACTCCGTTCGCGGTCAGGCCCAGCAGCGGCGCGACCTCGGCCGGGCTCTGCTGCTCGATCTCGGTGTGCCAGAGCACCGCCTGCCAGCGTTCGGGCAGCCGCGCGAACGCCTTGGCGGCCATCGTCCGCTCGAGCCCGGCGACCGCGGTGTCGGAGAACGGCACGGTCAGCGCCTCGGCCGCGGCGCCGCCGACCTCGGTCATGTCCTCGTTGAGGTCGACCCGGCGCTCCTTGCGGGTCCGGTCGTACGCGGTGTGACGCAGCGCGGTCAGCAGGTACGCCCGGAAGGCTGTGTCCGGGCCCTTGCCGCCACGGAGCGTGTCGAGCACCTTGGCGAACGCCTCGGACACGAGATCGTCGGCTTCGGAGCTGGAGCGGGCCAGCTGGCGGGCCAGATTGCGGGCCGCGCCGGTGTGTCGTTCGTAGAGCGTTCCGTACGACGCGATCTTCCCGGAGCGGACTTCCGCAATCAGCTCGGAGTCACTCTTTCCGCTGAGATCGGCGGGAACGGTGGACACGGCACTCCTCGGTCGGCTAAGGCCAGGACCTGCCATTACTGGCCGATCCCGGACGCGAGACCAGTGTGACTGACCCACCCCCGGCGGTCACGTCGTGGTGGGCGTGATGACTCCGACGGCGGAGCAAAATCACCCACCCCCGGGTCCGGCCGGGGAAAAGCTTCACGACAAAAACCGCGCAGTACGCGTCACGGTGCCCTTCGGGGTACGTCCTCATCGTGAAGCAAAGGACAAGATCGTTGCGAACCGGACGAAAGGGGCGGGTGGCCAGTGGATGTTCCGGCTGCGCGACCCGGCTCCGGTGACACCCCGCCGACGCCGGCCGAGCGGGACGCCTCCCTGCGCGCGCTGCGGGCCCGTTGGCGCACGGCCAGCCTCGCCGCGGGCTGGCGGTTCCCCAGCGACTGGGCCCTGCCCGAGGTCGACGCCGTCTGCGCGGCGGTGATGGCGAAGGGCCGCGTCGAAGCCGCCGAAACCGCGCTGGCCGGGCTGGCCAGGGCCCGGGCGGCGGCCGGTGCGGGGCTCGCGGAGACCCTCGCCGACCTCGCCGCGCTGCACGCCGTGCTCGGCCACGGCGGCGACGGGTTCGTCGCGCCGGACGTCGACGCCACGCCGGCGCGGCTGCTGCGGACCACCGCGCTGGCCTGGGCGGACGTCGCCACCGACCAGCTCGTGCACACCGAGGTCACCGACTCGCTGACCGGCCTGCCCACGGCCGCCTACCTGCGCACCCGGCTCGCGGAGGTCTACCGCGCCGCCGTCGCGCGCGAGCGGCCGGCCGCCGAGGACCACGTGCTGCTCGTCGTCTCGCTCGACCTCACCGCCGTCGCCGGCTTCCCGCGGCTGACCGGGATGATCCTGGTGGCGGACGCGCTGCGGACGGTGTTCGACAGCGGGCAGAGCGTCGCTTCGCTGGGGCCGTCCGTCGTCGCGGCCCTGGTCCCGAAGGACGAGCGGCTCGCTTCGCACGGCGTCGCGCTGCGCAGGGCGTTGCACGAGCGGCTGTCGGTCGACACCCAGCTGGCCGACATGGGCAGACCGCGCGTTTCGGCGGTGCGGTTGCCCGCCACCCACGAGCTCGCCTGCGACCTGCTGGCCCACTTGGCGCGCGCGTAGAACACCGGAAGAGTCCGGTTCCGCCAGGACCCTTCCGACCGGGACCGGGCCGGTCATGATTTCCTGGTGCGGTGACCCGGACCGTATCCACCGACGTCGACGGCGAAGTCGCGGCCAGATCCCAGCACCGGCTGGCCCTGCGGAAGTCACTCGCCCGCCTGTCCGTCCGCCCGCGGTCGATCCTGATCCTGTCGGTGATTCCGCTGGTCGCGATCGGGTACGGCATCTGGGGCTGGCAGCACGACTGGGTGCTCGGCGTCGACAGCGCGGTCTACCGGGCGGGCGCGTTGTCGCTGCTGCACGGCGACTCGCTCTACGACGCCAACACCCTGCCCGACGAGCCGTGGTGGGCGCTGCTGCCGTTCACCTACCCCCCGACGGCGGCGCTCATCTTCGTCCCGCTCGCCGCGTTCCCGACGCAGATCTCCTGGGGCCTGATCACCGCCGTCTCGCTGGGGGCGATGGCGCTGTCGATCCGCATCGCGATCGGCGCGCTGCCGCGGCCGTCCGCCGACGGGCCGCGCTGGTGGGCCTCCCCGGCCCGCTCGACCATCGTGTTCTTCCTGGTCTTCCTCGCCCTCGAGCCGGTGTGGCGGACGATCTTCCTCGGCCAGATCAACCTGATCCTGATGGCCATGATCCTGCTGGACATGCTGGTCATCGGGTCCAGGGGGAGCCGCTGGGGCGGGGTGCTGGTCGGGGTCGCGGCGGCGATCAAGCTGACGCCCCTGGTGTTCCTCGGGCACCTGTTCATCACCGGGCGGCGCACGGACGCGATCCGCGGGTTCGCGACGTTCGTGCTGCTCCAGGGCCTGATGTTCCTGATCAACGCGCACGACGCGGCCAAGTACTGGACCGTCACGCTGCCGGACACCGGCCGGATCGGGCCGGTGCACTGGGCGGGCAACCAGTCGCTGAACGCGCTGATGAACCGGGCCACCGACCTCGCGCCGTGGGCGTCGAAGGCGGCGATGGGCATCGGGTTCCTGCTCGCGATCCCGGCGCTGTGGCTGCTGATGCGCTTCCACCGCAAGGGCCAGGCGCTGGCCGCGCTGCTCGTCACCGCGTTCTGGACGCTGCTGATGTCGCCGATCTCCTGGACCCACCACTGGGTGTGGGTGATCCCGCTGATCGTGCTGCTGGTCTCCCGGCTGCCGAAGACCACCCCGAAGACGGCGTGGCGGCGCTGGGTCGGGACCGGCCTGGTCGCGTTCGTGTTCGTCAGCTGCGTGCTGCTGATCCTGCCGAACGGCCGCAACGTCGAGCTGCACTGGAAGGTGTGGCAGAACGTCCTGGGGGACGCCTACATCCTGATGCCGGTCGTGCTGGCCTTCGCGCTCATCCTGCGGTGGGGCCTGATGCGGCGAGCGCGGAAGAGGGCCGCTGCGGACGAGCATGTCGACGTCGAAGCCGCCGTCTGAGGCGCGCACCGGCCGCTTTCTCGCCGGGGGTCTCGCGCTGCTCGTGCTGGCTTTCGGCGTGGTCGGCTGGCTGGCCGGGTGGCACCTCGGCGCGGACAGCGCCGTGTACCGCGCGGGCGCTTTGACGCTGCTGCACGGCGACCCGCTCTACACGCGGGACGTGCTGACGGCGCTGCCGGACTGGGTGCGCCTGCCGTTCACCTACACCCCGGCCGCCGCGCCGCTCTTCCTGCCGCTGGCTTTGGTTCCGTCCGGCCTGGTCTGGGGCGTGATCGCGTTTTTGTCGGTGGTCGGTCTTATGGTCGTCATCACGGTGGTTTCGTCGTCGCCGGGGGGTGCACCGCTTCTGGGAAGAAGCCGGTGGGCGCTGCCGGCGGGAACGGCCATCGCGCTGGGGCTGGAACCGGTGTGGAAGACGCTGTTCCTGGGCCAGATCAACTTGATACTGATGGCGTTCGTGGTGCTGGACGTCCTGGTGCTGTCCCAGCGCGAGTCGCGGTGGGCGGGCGTGCTGATCGGCGTGGCAGCGGCGATCAAGCTGACCCCGCTGATCTTCGTGCCGCACCTGTTCTTCACGGGCCGGTGGAAGGACGGGCTGCGGGCCCTGGGCACGTTCGCGGCGCTCGAAGCGGCGATGTTCGCGGTCATCCCGGTCGACGCGGTGCGGTTCTGGCGGGATTCGGCGACCGACCCGACCCGGGTCGGGTCGGTGCACTGGATCTTCAACCAGTCGCTCAACGGGCTGGTCAACCGGGCCTCCGCGCTGGCTCCCTGGTCGCTGGCGGTGGCGGTCGGGGTGGCGGCGGTGCTCGCCGTGCCGTCGGTGTGGCTGGTCGTGCGGCTGCACCGGCGGGGCGAGGAGGCGGCGGCGTTGCTGGTGACGGCGTTCTACGGGCTGCTGCTGTCGCCCGTGTCGTGGTCGCACCACTGGGTCTGGTGCGTGCCCTTGCTCACGCTGCTGGTGGTGAAGGCGCGGTGGTGGGCCGCGGCGGCGGTCGCGCTGCTGTTCGTCTCCCAGATCGTGATGCTGGTGCCGAACGGCGGTGACCGGGAGTTCGGCTGGGGCCTGGGCTGGTCGGTCCTCGGCAACCTCTACGTGCTCGCGGCGGCCGCGGGGATCCTCGGCCTCGCGGCGCGTGAGCTACGGCTGGTCCGGCGGTCACCCCAGGTCGTCACCGTTTAGGCTGATCGGCGTTATGGACAAACACACCGGTCTGCCCGTCGTGGGCATGGTGGGCGGCGGCCAGCTGGCCCGGATGACCCACCAGGCGGCGATTTCCCTCGGCCAGTCCCTGCGCGTGCTCGCCGCGGGCGAGAACGAAGCCGCCGGGCTCGTCGCCGGCGACGTCACGCTGGGACACCACACGGACCTCGACGCGCTGCGGAAGTTCGCGGCCTCGGTCGACGTGCTCACCTTCGACCACGAGCACGTCCCCGGTGAGCACCTGCTGACCCTCGCGATGGAGGGCTTCGTCATCCGGCCCGCGCCGGCCGCGCTGGGCTTCGCGCAGAACAAGCTCGTGATGCGCGAGATGATGGCGGGCCTCGGCGTGCCGGGCCCGGCGTTCGCCGAGGTGTCCACTGTGGACGACGTGGTGGCCTTCGGCGGTGAGCACGGCTGGCCGGTGGTGCTCAAGGCGTCGACCGGCGGGTACGACGGCCGCGGCGTCTGGATGCTCGACACCGCCCAGCACGCCCGCGAGACCGTGCCGGAGCTGCTGGCCGCGGACACGGCGCTGCTGGTGGAGGCGAAGGTGGCGATGCGGCGGGAACTGTCCGCGCTCGTCGCCCGCTCGCCCTTCGGCCAGGGCGCGGCGTACCCGGTGGTCGAGACGGTGCAGACCGGCGGCATCAACACCGAGGTCCTCGCCCCGGCGCCGGGGCTGAACGACTCGCGGGTGCACGAGGCCCAGGACCTGGCGCTGCGGATCGCGGCGACGCTGGACGTCACCGGGCTGCTCGCGGTCGAGCTGTTCGAGACCGACACCGGGCTGCTGGTGAACGAGCTGGCGATGCGCCCGCACAACTCCGGCCACTGGACCATGGACGGCGCGCGCACGTCGCAGTTCGAGCAGCACCTGCGGGCGGTGCTCGACTACCCGCTGGGCCGGACCGACCTGGTCGCGCCCGCGTGCGTGTCGGCGAACGTGCTGGGCGCGCCGGAGCTGCCGGCGATGGGCCCGGACGAGCGGCTGCACCACCTGTTCGCGCGGTACCCGGAGGCCCGGGTGCACCTGTACGGCAAGCAGGAGCGGCCGGGCCGCAAGCTCGGGCACGTCAACTTCACCGGCGAGCGCATGGAGGACCTGCGCCACCGCGCGCTGCTCTCGGCGCACTGGCTGTCCCACGCCGTCTGGCTCGACGGCTACGAAATCCACTAGGAGATCAGGTATGGCGCCGCAGGTGGGCGTGATCATGGGCAGCGACTCGGACTGGCCGACGCTGGAGGCGGCGGGCGCGGCCCTGGACGAGTTCGGCGTCGAGTACGAGGTCGGCGTCTACTCGGCGCACCGCACCCCGCAGCGCATGCTCGACTACGCGACGTCGGCGGCGTCGCGCGGCCTTCGCGTGATCATCGCGGGGGCGGGCGGCGCGGCCCACCTGCCCGGCATGGTGGCGTCGGCGACGGTGCTGCCGGTGATCGGCGTCCCGGTCCCGCTGAAGTACCTGGACGGCCTGGATTCCCTGCTGTCGATCGTCCAGATGCCGGCGGGCGTCCCGGTGGCCACGGTCTCGGTGGGCGGCGCCCGCAACGCGGGTCTCCTGGCGGTCCGCATCCTGGCGGCGTCCGACGAGGGCCTGCGCGCGAAGATGGCGAAGTTCCAGGAGGACCTGGAGAAGCTGGTCCTGGACAAGGACGCGGCGCTGCGCGAGAAGACGGGCCACTGATCGGTCCATTCGCGACCTCCTGTCCGGATTCCCCTCCGGCGTCCGGAAGAACCCGCTAAGGTCCGGACTCCGGTTTTCGGAGTCTTCGGGTTCTTCGAGAGGGCGTGAGATGGCGGCTTCCCGGCCGGACGACGGTGTCGCGGTGCCCTGGCTCGCCGGGGTGGTCCTGGCGGGCATCGGTGCGGGGCTGGCCGTCGTCGCGCTGACGTTCCCCTGGATTTCGGTCCGGACCGGCCCGCGGACCTCGTCGTTCACGCTGGCGGTGACGAGCATCGAGCGCCAGGGCCCGACGTTCGCGGTGCTCCTGGTGCTCACCGGGGTGGGCGCGGCGGTCGCCTTCGCGGCCGCGCGCAGGCGGACGGGGATCCGGTGGCTGCTGGTCGTGGTGTGCGCGCCGGTGCCGGCCCTGTCGGCGCTGTTCGTCGGGTTGCGGGCCAATGCGGCCGACCTGGGTTCGAGCCTGCCGTCCGCGGGGCTGGACCCGGCCCGGCCGGACCTCTTGGTGACGCCCGCCCAGGGGCTGGTGTTCTACACGGGAGGTCTGCTGTTCCTCGGCCTGGGCGTGGCCATCGCGGGCGTCCCGGCGGCAACGCGCATCCCGATGGCCCCGGCCACCGCCCCGCCACCAGCGCGCCGAACCCCCGCGGTGCGGCTGACGGCGCTGGTCCTGGCGGTCCCGCTGGTGGTGCTGTCCCAGGCCCTCCCGTGGTTCGAGATCGACAACACGGAGGGCGACCTCCCGGCGGTCGTCACCGGCTGGCCCGCGATTTACCGGGTGGGGCTGATCGCCACGTTGGTGTTGCTGGTGGCAACGGCCCTGACCACGGGCTGGCGCCGAGCCACCCTGCGCACAACGGCCCTGTACGTATGTGGCGGCTTGTACGGGGTGTTGTTGATCAACGCGTGGTTGCTGTGGGACCCGACCGGCATCGCCAACCGCGTCAGCGCCCAGCGCGACGAGCTGGCGCTGGGCATGGGCTACTTCGCGGCACTGGTGGCAGTACCGCTGCTGGCGGTGGTGGTGGGGCCGCGCATCACACAGGAACCGGACACCGAGCCGGCGGTCGACCCGGAGCCTGGCGAAGAGCTGGCGG is from Amycolatopsis mediterranei and encodes:
- a CDS encoding sigma-70 family RNA polymerase sigma factor — encoded protein: MSTVPADLSGKSDSELIAEVRSGKIASYGTLYERHTGAARNLARQLARSSSEADDLVSEAFAKVLDTLRGGKGPDTAFRAYLLTALRHTAYDRTRKERRVDLNEDMTEVGGAAAEALTVPFSDTAVAGLERTMAAKAFARLPERWQAVLWHTEIEQQSPAEVAPLLGLTANGVSALAYRAREGLRQAYLQVHLQENAGERCRACAERLGAWTRDGLSKRERAQVESHLDECDRCRALAAELADVNGGLRAIIAPIVLGGAALGYLATIGAAKASAATAATAGAAAAGAAAAGGKAG
- a CDS encoding GtrA family protein; this encodes MRELLKKHRELLRFAVVGGISFVITMSIDYSLKFTVLRTHPVTALIVGVLVATIFSYVANREWSFRTRGGRERAHEAALFFLFSGIALGLNALPQWVSRYVLDLQVPRLSPFGVEVADFVSGIIVGTVLGTLFRWWAFKRWVFPDADGRPRAVPAESLEDPDIHGSKAA
- a CDS encoding 5-(carboxyamino)imidazole ribonucleotide synthase, which codes for MDKHTGLPVVGMVGGGQLARMTHQAAISLGQSLRVLAAGENEAAGLVAGDVTLGHHTDLDALRKFAASVDVLTFDHEHVPGEHLLTLAMEGFVIRPAPAALGFAQNKLVMREMMAGLGVPGPAFAEVSTVDDVVAFGGEHGWPVVLKASTGGYDGRGVWMLDTAQHARETVPELLAADTALLVEAKVAMRRELSALVARSPFGQGAAYPVVETVQTGGINTEVLAPAPGLNDSRVHEAQDLALRIAATLDVTGLLAVELFETDTGLLVNELAMRPHNSGHWTMDGARTSQFEQHLRAVLDYPLGRTDLVAPACVSANVLGAPELPAMGPDERLHHLFARYPEARVHLYGKQERPGRKLGHVNFTGERMEDLRHRALLSAHWLSHAVWLDGYEIH
- a CDS encoding glycosyltransferase 87 family protein, with product MSTSKPPSEARTGRFLAGGLALLVLAFGVVGWLAGWHLGADSAVYRAGALTLLHGDPLYTRDVLTALPDWVRLPFTYTPAAAPLFLPLALVPSGLVWGVIAFLSVVGLMVVITVVSSSPGGAPLLGRSRWALPAGTAIALGLEPVWKTLFLGQINLILMAFVVLDVLVLSQRESRWAGVLIGVAAAIKLTPLIFVPHLFFTGRWKDGLRALGTFAALEAAMFAVIPVDAVRFWRDSATDPTRVGSVHWIFNQSLNGLVNRASALAPWSLAVAVGVAAVLAVPSVWLVVRLHRRGEEAAALLVTAFYGLLLSPVSWSHHWVWCVPLLTLLVVKARWWAAAAVALLFVSQIVMLVPNGGDREFGWGLGWSVLGNLYVLAAAAGILGLAARELRLVRRSPQVVTV
- a CDS encoding GtrA family protein codes for the protein MTVVETVLKRTPEPLRSVLIKHRELLKFAIVGGTTFLVDNGVWYTLKLTVLEPKPTTAKAIAIIVATIVSYILNREWSFRTRGGRERHHEAALFFVISGIAVGVNLVPLIVSRYVLDLEVPHVTFLVQEIADFASGSIIGMLLAMFFRFWGFKKWVFPDELGERRRDNDQVTRLP
- a CDS encoding glycosyltransferase 87 family protein encodes the protein MTRTVSTDVDGEVAARSQHRLALRKSLARLSVRPRSILILSVIPLVAIGYGIWGWQHDWVLGVDSAVYRAGALSLLHGDSLYDANTLPDEPWWALLPFTYPPTAALIFVPLAAFPTQISWGLITAVSLGAMALSIRIAIGALPRPSADGPRWWASPARSTIVFFLVFLALEPVWRTIFLGQINLILMAMILLDMLVIGSRGSRWGGVLVGVAAAIKLTPLVFLGHLFITGRRTDAIRGFATFVLLQGLMFLINAHDAAKYWTVTLPDTGRIGPVHWAGNQSLNALMNRATDLAPWASKAAMGIGFLLAIPALWLLMRFHRKGQALAALLVTAFWTLLMSPISWTHHWVWVIPLIVLLVSRLPKTTPKTAWRRWVGTGLVAFVFVSCVLLILPNGRNVELHWKVWQNVLGDAYILMPVVLAFALILRWGLMRRARKRAAADEHVDVEAAV
- a CDS encoding NAD(P)H-binding protein: MIFVLGATGKVGRHLVPALLDAGAPVRALTRDPARARIDPRAEVVRGDLGTSDLPALLAGADRVFVLSQGHNADREAATAQAAAQAGVTHLVKLSTTGVHFGQKDPITLAHAEAEQAVREAGPAWTILRPGTFMDNRFAWVGSIREENAVYVPDTDPPSALIHARDIAAVAALVLTTSGHEGATYELTGGEALTTEQQVAILSEAIGRPLKYVEESESAAKERLVRRYGWPAKAVDGLFALKRESAPHERVVFDTVERLLGGPPLTFAAWARENASAYHHQE
- the purE gene encoding 5-(carboxyamino)imidazole ribonucleotide mutase, with product MAPQVGVIMGSDSDWPTLEAAGAALDEFGVEYEVGVYSAHRTPQRMLDYATSAASRGLRVIIAGAGGAAHLPGMVASATVLPVIGVPVPLKYLDGLDSLLSIVQMPAGVPVATVSVGGARNAGLLAVRILAASDEGLRAKMAKFQEDLEKLVLDKDAALREKTGH